One part of the Leucoraja erinacea ecotype New England chromosome 17, Leri_hhj_1, whole genome shotgun sequence genome encodes these proteins:
- the LOC129704981 gene encoding uncharacterized protein LOC129704981 — MEMASNHSLTDDEYLPQVSDSSAAVFKVSSTYIQMSTTEDARNLNVLNVDFPSTNTTEQTVTPARMCSEEDEKQHHGTMQTFYKLLEIYYKIFGGRMDSDENVSQFNNWQQNIIPKMKDILKYYCTNINTCKTDSTEDGMSGVQQKSTGQCNDMLENVEKIFEDEFNSEEKEQDVSSQDQITLSDFNEMLGKCCDQMYEETCENELEISKKGASERQKENAALNDIESTTQNTGSIRNRGLQGEKKNDVKKAASLRKKQKDSRVNNRPSRKQLEASVKTDNKKEMAASIKQIYGSRRRRKAGRNKDEPEEDMCNTYKPESNNSPSVKSGSVKPKVRTRPKAESDRTTTTGAYPKHIRRDANLEERWRMLSPYLDKSELKSALAGRSCIHYEYKSRLTANKIVEPHISYKMDHMIPDLLTEQLNNWNKRDKTHTKKRASHSSRSIRNDSSPR; from the exons ATGGAAATGGCTAGCAACCATTCATTAACAGACGATGAGTACTTACCACAAGTGAGTGACAGTTCGGCAGCAGTTTTTAAAGTTTCATCAACATACATTCAGATGTCAACAACAGAAGATGCAAGAAACCTGAATGTGCTGAATGTGGATTTCCCAAGCACCAACACAACTGAACAAACAGTAACTCCAGCCAGAATGTGCTCAGAAGAAGATGAAAAGCAACATCATGGcacaatgcaaacattttataagTTGCTGGAGATCTACTATAAAATCTTTGGTGGCAGAATGGATTCTGATGAAAACGTATCACAGTTTAATAATTGGCAGCAAAATATCATACCTAAAATGAAAGacatattaaaatattattgCACAAACATAAACACATGTAAAACAGATTCTACTGAAGATGGGATGAGTGGTGTGCAGCAGAAAAGCACTGGTCAGTGCAATGACATGCtagaaaatgttgaaaaaataTTTGAAGATGAATTTAACTCTGAAGAAAAGGAGCAAGATGTTAGTTCTCAGGACCAGATTACACTGTCTGACTTTAACGAGATGCTAGGGAAATGCTGTGACCAAATGTATGAAGAGACTTGTGAAAATGAATTAGAGATTAGTAAGAAAGGGGCCTCAGAACGTCAG AAAGAGAATGCTGCACTAAACGATATTGAATCCACGACACAAAACACTGGTTCCATTCGAAATCGAGGTTTacaaggggaaaaaaagaatGATGTAAAAAAAGCTGCATCCCTCCGGAAGAAGCAGAAAGATTCCAGAGTGAACAACAGACCAAGTCGTAAACAACTGGAGGCTTCTGTAAAAACAGACAATAAAAAGGAAATGGCCGCTTCCATCAAGCAGATTTATGGTTCGAGGAGAAGGAGAAAAGCAGGAAGAAATAAAGATGAGCCTGAAGAGGACATGTGTAATACTTACAAACCAG AATCCAACAATTCGCCTTCAGTGAAATCAGGTTCAGTAAAGCCCAAGGTTCGCACAAGACCAAAGGCCGAGTCAGATAGAACAACGACAACTGGAGCTTATCCAAAACACATCCGAAG AGATGCGaacctggaagagaggtggagaatGTTATCACCATATCTGGACAAAAGTGAACTAAAAAGTGCCTTGGCTGGG CGATCATGTATTCATTACGAATATAAAAGTAGACTTACCGCCAATAAGATTGTCGAGCCCCATATTTCCTACAAAATGGAcca CATGATACCTGACCTTCTGACTGAACAACTGAATAACTG GAACAAGAGAGACAAAACCCATACTAAAAAGCGAGCCAGCCATTCATCCAGAAGCATAAGAAATGATTCCAG